The Arachis ipaensis cultivar K30076 chromosome B03, Araip1.1, whole genome shotgun sequence region GTTACTATGGAGGATTTGTATCATCTGTGGCATCTCGTGCTGGACAATGATGACAAATCGCTCCTAATATGTCGAGTTTTATTCCCTGCTTCGTTTTCAAATTGACATGCTCTGATGCAATTGAAGTTTGTGTCAATATAAGGTCTTGTGTTTTCTTGCAACTTATCACTTCAGATAGATAACATAACATCTCCTGCCCAGTCAAGTTTGCAGTACAATATCTGCACATACAAAACTTGCAAGATTTGGATATGCCTAATCCTTCAGCAAAAAACTTGTGTGAGCCTGTATATACCTTGACTTTGTGCAGTTTTTGTTCCTTCGTTTATCATGTTCTTGGTTAAATCAAGTTCCAAACTTGTCAATTTTTGGTCAACAATTGAGTTTCCAAGCTAAATGGCATTTGCCCAAATCTTAGTACCCATTCGTTTCGAGAGTACATATCATATTGTGCTACTTATCAAAGTCAAGTTTGCTGAGGTAATTggcaaaataatttaaacaaaatGAAATTTTAAATCATCATTAAGGATATAGGCCAACAAGAGAATGTCACGTGATATGACAAATCTTAAGGAACATTAGATGCTCACTGTCACACAAATACACAACAAAATTCTTTGGTACATTCTGAATGTTTATGGtggaattttataaaattatcatAGATAATTCAAAGCTTTTGTAAATATTTAAGATAGCTAACTACTAAAGAGGCTATGTAAATATCATGGTGTTAAACTGTTAGGAATTTCTATGATAGTTTATTATACTGCATTTGCATTTGGACATATATTTCTACTTAGTGATATAAATAAGTGACACAATTTGGCTATAAAATTAAAGTCTTAGAGCAACTCCAATGCTAAAAAATAGAGTTCCTCTTCTGACATATGGGGACTCAATTATCATTGGAGTGAAAAGAGAAGGAGGACTCTTCATGGGATCAAGGTTGAGAGTCCCTCTAAGCAGGGACTTGCAACAACCAATAAATAGTTCCTATTTATTAGTTATGATGCAAAATCTGATGTGGAGtcactttttatgacaggtgaaGGTGAGTCATAAATAGGGACTGAAATGAGCCATAAATAGAGACTGAAATGAGTCATTTACCAGTTACCACATGGCATGATTTTATTGgttgttaataaaaaatatatattaaataaaaaatatattaaatatatatattaaatacttatatatctatttaattaattatttatattaattatttaataattagttatatttaattataattaatataaataattatattaaattaatatcaaatattatttatattattatattaaatcataattaattaaatttattaattgNNNNNNNNNNNNNNNNNNNNNNNNNNNNNNNNNNNNNNNNNNNNNNNNNNNNNNNNNNNNNNNNNNNNNNNNNNNNNNNNNNNNNNNNNNNNNNNNNNNNNNNNNNNNNNNNNNNNNNNNNNNNNNNNNNNNNNNNNNNNNNNNNNNNNNNNNNNNNNNNNNNNNNNNNNNNNNNNNNNNNNNNNNNNNNNNNNNNNNNNNNNNNNNNNNNNNNNNNNNNNNNNNNNNNNNNNNNNNNNNNNNNNNNNNNNNNNNNNNNNNNNNNNNNNNNNNNNNNNNNNNNNNNNNNNNNNNNNaattattttgaatttataaatttaaataatattattataaaaaaataataattatattaattttaattacttaattaattaattaggtgGGACCACAATAGGGATTAAAGTTAATTCcttctaatggagaagagagagattcttTGAGTTTTTATTTATTGGTTATGACGCAAAAtttgatgtggagttactttttatgacaggtggaccATAAATAGGGATTGAAATAAGTTCTTTACTGGAGATGGTCTTAGAGCATCTCCAATGGAGAAGCCCAATTACTATTTTAGTAAGAGAAAAAAGGAATTGAACCGTTAGAGGAACTAAAGTGAGTTCCTTCACTTTTttcaagaagagagagagaagagggagtccCGACTCCCATTAaccaatatataattgccaagtggcaagtaaaataaaaaataaataattatataaaatattaattaattaaataataattaatttaataattattataataattaattatattaaatattaatatttttatttaattaataatttctattaattaattaactaataattaattaagtaattaagttataattaatttattaataattataataattaaataattaaatttttatttaattaataatttatattattatattaatttaacCGTTGCAAAACTAGCTGTTGTAAAAATAGTCATTAGAAACTAGCCGTTACTATGTTACCGTTAttgttaataaattaatattttgttactctatatatactacttAGATATACTTCTATTCTCACATTATCTACtactcttctttatcttcttccaaGTTTACGAAATCAAAGTTCTGCTACTATTATTTTTCTTCcaagtttaattatatttttttttgtattaagtaattttacaaattagtgtaatcccgaattatttattgtgtattattgttatatatgaatttatttaatattaatatcttttaataatgaattatttttaaatttaaatatttaaattacattattaaaaaaattaattacattaattacaagtattttaattaattaattaagtgggaccacaacagggactaaagttagttcctcctaatggagaagagagagatgctttgagttcctatttactgtttatgacgcaaaagctgatgtggagttactttttatgacatgtGGACCATAAATAGAAATTGGGATAAGTTCTCTACTGGATTCAGACTTTGTATCTATGTTTGGAGGTACAGCAACAGTGTTACTTTCTTGATCAATCTTATCTGCTCCTCTGAAGGTAGTTCCATTATGAAATTGTCAAGGGAGACTTGCCCATCTCTATTTGGTTTCAACAACCAGTTTTGGGACCGGCTACTTCTGCCGCCGGTGACGACGAATTCAGAGAAGACGTGCAAGCACGACTGAGTGCGAGACGGTGACGATTGATGACACGAAAGTGACGGAGACCTTGGGTGCGAGACCCAAGGTGAGAGATGGAGAAAACTTGACATTGCAAGAGCTAATGAGCAAAGAGATGAGGAGCTCGAGCTTCCGCTagaaagggagaagaaagagaCGCTAGAGCTAGGACCCATAAATTTTGTGTCATAAAAAAAGTcaggtgaaaattcaggtgaaaTCTATTTGAcatgaagttgataactgagagctattagataaaaatttaatcaaatcagtcaaattatctaatggctctcaggtatcaacttcacgtgaagtcgaccgCACCTAAGTTTCCACTATTTTTTTTCTAGAGacctaattatatttttaattttttagagatTTAAATGTCTGCAAAACAAAAGTTAtggatatatttatctttttatcaaaaaatttaaacataattCGATTTAAATTGTATAAATTgattattgttgctataataaattaattttgttctgatttattaaaaaataaattattaactgaTTTAATAAAAATGTCTAATAATATTATAACATATGTAAACgactaaaaaaaatatctttagtGTTTTTATCAAAATAGTCACCTTATTCAAATAGTATAGTAAAATTGTAATTCTATTAGTTCATTTTTTTTGGGTCAAACATAGTTTCAATCAAACATGCATGGCAACTCAACTTGAAACAAAGAATATATATGTATAAAGTATTAAGCATATTAATAatcgaaaaataaaaataaaagaaaagaaaacttgaTGCTTATCATTCATCCTGTACTTTAATATATAACCATCATGGCATCAATCCATCAACttacaaataaagaaaaaagaacgaATAGAATAACTCATGCTGGAATCTAATGACACAAGATCTTCCCTTCTATACATTTAGAAAGTACCAATAATGAAACAAGATTATCATTTTCTTTGAAAAAGGAACCTTATCACTATCAATGTATATATCATCACAATTCCAAAGTCAAATACTTCGTTTACCATTTCACAATATAATATATACTACAAAAATACAAGTGATAAGACTTcttttttaagtttgttgtcaaCATGCAAATTATTTTAGTGTGTCGTTTATAAAATAATGTACCTTTACAAATACAAcgataatatataataaaagcaTACTCTAAATCGCTAATTATATTTTAGAGAACCGATATTAAATCTATATAAATCATGTGTATAaacaaaatttacatttttatcATATAGGAAGCAAGCTAAGTTCACTAGTCACAACAAATTTTAGACGAGTAATCGTTCATATATCCTTTTagcaattatttaaaaaatattaattaaaataaataaacaatgtGAAAAAAGAAAACAGTTCTANNNNNNNNNNNNNNNNNNNNNNNNNNNNNNNNNNNNNNNNNNNNNNNNNNNNNNNNNNNNNNNNNNNNNNNNNNNNNNNNNNNNNNNNNNNNNTACGgaaaatacattaaaattaaatttttatttttatctgaaTACATCCTATTAATAAACACCTAATTGAAATTATTAATGGTTCTTTTTTCTATATACGACGTCACAAAACCGTCGTTTGTTCCTATCCACTCACAAAACGACCTACCGTTtcactcttctctctctctctctttctttgaaGGTCACAACTCACAACTCGGACCAACAAAAGACCAGAATACGACGATTTCATTTTGGGCAAAAAATTGTAGATAAGAATCCCAACACACCGTAGCACCCTCTTCCCTGTAATCCAGGTAAATTCTCTCAGCAACACCTTTTCTTATTCATGCTGCTTCTATATTTGTTGTTCCTTCATCAACAAGACATTCTTTTTTACCATTTGATCACGAAAATTTTCTAAACACTTGAATAGTTTTGATTCCATCCAATACCCAATTCTGCATGCAAAATTATTGTCTTACTGTTTCAAGTTCCAATCTTTATGGATTAATTGAAATGGGTTTTGGTGCTGTTCCTATGttaattttcatttttgcttGATCCTAGCTCATTGTTAGTTCGGCAAATTGGTTCTGGGTTTGAAAATTTGAGCTTTGTGCTTTAAAAATACTAGAGTTGAAGCCCTAGAGTCGCTTAAATTCCATGTAAGTTAGGTTTTGTGTGTGACCCATTGGTCAATGGAGTAAAATTGATGATCTATTTAATCCTAAATTTGTATTGTGATTAGCTACTTGATTTTACATTGTTAGACATATTGAAGCTTTGCAAGTAACTGCATGAATGTGCTTTGTTGTAAAGGGTTTTTGAATTGATGACATGGTATTCGAGATTGAAATCAAATAAGTTTTTAACTCAGGAGTCAGAAAAATTAGATCTTGACCTTTTCCTGCTTGATAGCTTTAGTAGATTATCTTGTTACTAGAAATTGTTGATTTTTTGTGGCCCTCACCAGTAATAGATTTCATTGAGATGTTCCTGTGTCTATTGCTTAAAAATCATAGACCAGAACACTGCAAACGGTTTTAAAtgggagaaaaaaaaaatcttgagAGGGTTGTAAATACAGCTGATTATAACTGAATAAACTGATAAGCGCCACATGACCGAGTTACTTTGAGTTTAGGTTATAATTCTGTGAAACTAAATTTTGTTATCTAGAATGTGTTCAGATGTGGCTAAAATTGATGCTTGAACTGTAATTTGATTATTATGGTTTGTCTCCTCCAAAGTAGAACCAAATAATGTAACCTTTGGTTAATTTACTTCATTTTTCAATCTTATGTATCTGCAGCATCTAATTTGAACCAATGGATGGTACAGCTGCAAGAAAGTCTCAAAAGGCTGACCGAGAAAAAATAAGGAGGGATCGACTCAATGAACAATTTGTAGAACTCGGCAGCATTTTGGGTAGGTACCTCCACCATCTTACTtctgaaaataagaaaaattgagTAGACTACCAAAACTTCCATGGCTTCTTGGCATATTCTGTTAATTTGTTGCTATTCTTCCTGACTTTCTAATGATTTACATAGGGACTCCTTCATTAAATAATCTACTAATAGCGAAAGCCTCACATTAGTTTGGATTTTGTTGAAAGCACTCGCAATTATTCACTTGTTCAGAATTCTCCACGtatttttttctataaaataCTTTCCTTCTTTGAACCCTGCTTTCTGTATATGAATTAGAAATTTAGTTGTTTTGTTTTACTTTTCTCTCGGTACTGGTTTTCCCATGAAGAACTTTAGTGTACCTGTTGTATGTTTTAGGAACAATGAATTTTGCTTGTGTTTTCAAATTTGTATAATGTTAGTAATACTTTGTAAAGAAATAAGTTGGAATTTATTATTTTCAACTTGACATCACAGAAATTATATGCTGATGAATGGATCAGAATTTGTTGCACGTGGTTTCTTTATAATTTATTCATATGCTAGTCATTTGATGCTAAGAACAGATGAGACGGCACTTCTCTTAAAATCACTATCTAAATTTCAGACCCTGATAGGCCTAAAAATGACAAAGCAACCATTCTTGGTGATACAATTCAATTGCTGAAGGATCTTACTTCTCAAGTTGGTAAACTCAAAGATGAATATGCTGCACTAAATGAAGAATCTCGTGAAGTAATATTTCCTCTTCTAGATTTGATGCATTCATTACCTGAAAACAATAAAGGAATAATTTTATCATATTCAATTTTCAGTTGGCTCAAGAGAAAAACGATCTCAGGGAAGAGAAGGCTTCTCTTAAAACAGATATTGAAAACTTGAATAATCAGTATCAGCAGCGACTGAGGAACATGTTTCCTTGGACTGCAATGGATCATTCAGTTATGATGGCTCCACCATCATACCCATACCCAATGCCAATGGCTGTCCCTCCGGGTTCAATTCCCTTGCAACCATACCCATTCTTTGCTAATCAAAATCCGTCTGTCATCCCTAACCCCTGTTCAACATTTGTTCCTTATTTAGCACCAAATACCCTTGTTGAACAACAATCTGCCCAGTATGTATCTCCACCGTCTCATCCAGGTACTCGGTCCCATTTGTCAAGTAAACATGACACCAGAAACAAACCACCCAGGGATAGGGAGAGCAAAGCAGAAAAAAGTGAGGCTTCAAATGATGTCACCACAAACCTTGAGTTGAAGACTCCTGGATCTTCTGCAGATCAGGTTAGCGTTGTTTTCTCAATATGGTAACTATTAACTAATGGCTGTTATTGAACAAGTACTGTATTCAAGTGGTGTTTTGTGCTTGAATTTCGGGTTTTGCAGGATTTATCGTCAGGAAAAAGGAAATGCAGCAAGCCATTGAGGTCAGAAGGGAGTTCATTAGGTAGGTGTTCATCGTCACATAGTGTTCAGGACAGCTCATCAAGTAGTGTCGATGGTAGCAGAAAGGCTAACGAATGAGAACGGACTTATTTATGCCTCCCTATAATCCCTTTGGAATTTTTCATTGTTCACCTGCTGGAACAACCCTGAGTTGGTTTTTGTTCTCAGCAGGGTGTAATGTAAATGTAAATACTACCTAATTGATGTACCAAGAGAACATATATTACCCAATTCAATGAATCTTAAAGTTTCTCTTGTTGGAGAAAAGAGATTGGCAGGTCTTGTTGCTGTGTTtctattttattgttgttgtatgAGGAAATTTACCACTGGTTAATCCCAATAGCAAGAGAAGGAGACTCCATCTATTTCAAAACGTTTAAGGGAATAATTTATATAATTGTAAAATGGTGGCCTATGGTCATAAAAAGGACCAACTGAACAAGCAAAAGAATGGTGGGTCATAAAGCCAAAGACACACTTGTTCAGGCATCTTGCAAGGGTTGTGAGCTCTTAGTTATACAAGAAATTATGCATATATAATAAGCCTAATTTTGGATGATGTTTAAATgatcatttatatatatataataagctagATCAAGATAGGCCTAAGTATTGGTGGTTGTGCTTTTGTGTTACCCTTTCTAATTCACTATTCAAAATTTCTTGGGAGTATAAAGCCTCAATCTTGAAGGTAACTGAAGAGTCCCTTTTTTGACCTCCAAGTGTGTGATTGTTCTCATCCTTCTCAATCAAGAAACTACTCTTGGAAGATGCAACCATTGTACAAAGCAAAACCCTGTTGGTAGGACACAACAGAAGTTACACTCAAAGAATATATGCCAAATCCAACCATCAGAAGCAAACTAAAAGTCCAATCACCTCTTATATAATAAACCTCAGATTACATGCACTGGTGTGCTTATGAGTGAgtgacaaaaaagaaaaaaatggggtGGTTCTacacaaagaagaaaaagcacaagaGTGCAGAATGGAAGCAGGAACGCACTGTTTCTTTTTCTCCAACTCTCCATTTGCTCATGCTACTTGCCATTGTCATTAGCTTGTTATGGCTTTCCCATTTCAGGGATTTCATTTTCAACCAGTAGAATAACAAGCTGCAATGTCTCCGTTGAATGCAGGCATTTTGCACATATGTTGCTTTTGTTGATTTATTATCGTAAATGCTTTGAAGTTTGAACCACTCTTGACCCCAGAAAAGTATAAATCTTTCTGAGTATCACTAAATATAATAATACAATAACACTAAATTCATGTAATTTAATCCAGTATTACTATAATTCAAGGAGATTATCCCATATATCAAGCACactctaattattttattagaatatTCAAAAATTTCTCTTGAAAGGGTAACTTCCTATTTAGTATATGAGGCCTACATTCATGCATAACTCATAAATTGCAATCAGACTGTTTTTTATCAATTCAGAGAGAAGGCTCTATTCACACCAAAGAACAGAACAAGAACTACTTGAATAATCAGCTAAAGAACAGAACAAAACAATTATTAAAGAGATTGAGAGGAGTAATAATAATGGAGAATTATAATAATGAGGAAATCCCATCAGCGCCATCAACACGAGCCACACGAGGGACTCCAGGTGCACCTCTCTTCGGAGGTTTCAGATCCATCAACAATAATGGTGGGGTCTTAGTAAAAAATCACTCCTTTCATAACTAACTTTTCTTGTAACTGTTTCCTCAACTAATTTCAAATTTGTATGATTAGGTAGGAGCAGACTTCGTTGGCACATTTATGCTGATGTTCGCCGGAACAACGGCGGCAATAACAAACGAGAAGACCAATGGATTGGAAAGTCTGATGGGCTGCGCTGTCGTCTTGCGGTGACGGTGATCATCCTGTCCACCGGACACATATCCGGTGCTCATCTGAACCCCGCTGTCACCGTATCATTTGCTGCCTTAAAGCACTTCCCTTGGAAGAAGGTAAGAACTCAGTGATCTATCTATATATGGAATGCATGTGAATGTTCACTAAAATATATATGGCATGCATGCAGGCACAGATATTGGCATCAGTGTGTGCCGCATTTGCACTGAAGGGAGTGTATCATCCATTCATTGGGGGGTGGAGGATATGGCCAAGCTTTTGCTTTAGaattcatcatcattcatcagctTTAATCTCATGTTTGTTGTCACTGCTTTCAATATTATATATCACGAGTTCTTACATTCTTTCATGGGAAGTGCTTCAAAGCAGCAAAGGAAATGGTGACAGCAGGGTTGAGATGAGCACCGGATATGTGTCCGGTGGAGAGGATGATCACCGCCACTGCAAGCCGGTGATGACAGCGCAGCCCATCAGACTTTCCAATCCATTGGTCTTCTCGTTAATTATTGCCACCGCTGTTCTGGCGAACATCAGCATAAAGGTGCGAACCAACTCTGCTCCTACCTAATCATACAAATTTGAAATTAGTTAAGCGAGGAAACAGTTACAAGAAAAGTTAGTTATAAAAGGAGTTGAGAGATAGTTAGAGATGTGGCTTATATCTTTTTGGCAAGAGGAACAGAAGGAAATGGCAAATAACAAGAGACTTTGAGTAAGAACACTTCATTATAATTACTCTTCTTGCTCTCTTTAATAATTGTTTTGAGAGAGAGATAAAGAACTTGAGATATACGGAGAAGTGTAAATGAATGGAGAAGATATATGGAGAAGTGTGAATGATTGGAGAAAGAAGGGTAAAGAATTATAGGGAAGTGTGAAGTCTTAGCCTTTATATAGACTTATAG contains the following coding sequences:
- the LOC107629601 gene encoding transcription factor bHLH121 isoform X1, producing MDGTAARKSQKADREKIRRDRLNEQFVELGSILDPDRPKNDKATILGDTIQLLKDLTSQVGKLKDEYAALNEESRELAQEKNDLREEKASLKTDIENLNNQYQQRLRNMFPWTAMDHSVMMAPPSYPYPMPMAVPPGSIPLQPYPFFANQNPSVIPNPCSTFVPYLAPNTLVEQQSAQYVSPPSHPGTRSHLSSKHDTRNKPPRDRESKAEKSEASNDVTTNLELKTPGSSADQDLSSGKRKCSKPLRSEGSSLGRCSSSHSVQDSSSSSVDGSRKANE
- the LOC107629601 gene encoding transcription factor bHLH121 isoform X2 translates to MDGTAARKSQKADREKIRRDRLNEQFVELGSILGRPKNDKATILGDTIQLLKDLTSQVGKLKDEYAALNEESRELAQEKNDLREEKASLKTDIENLNNQYQQRLRNMFPWTAMDHSVMMAPPSYPYPMPMAVPPGSIPLQPYPFFANQNPSVIPNPCSTFVPYLAPNTLVEQQSAQYVSPPSHPGTRSHLSSKHDTRNKPPRDRESKAEKSEASNDVTTNLELKTPGSSADQDLSSGKRKCSKPLRSEGSSLGRCSSSHSVQDSSSSSVDGSRKANE